The following proteins come from a genomic window of Corallococcus sp. NCRR:
- a CDS encoding DODA-type extradiol aromatic ring-opening family dioxygenase, whose amino-acid sequence MPTDTSHPSSRLPVVFIPHGGGPWPFVDLGLPKAEVQALADSLRQVGPRLATPPKALLVISAHWEEPVATVMTSAAPPILYDYYGFPPESYRISWPAPGNPRLAARVRELLASAGIATSEDPARGYDHGTFIPLKLMYPEADIPCVQLSLKQGLDPSEHLAMGRALAPLRDEGVFIIGSGMTFHNLRAFGDPRAHEVSAKFDAWVQDAATSPAAERDAKLTQWLQAPYARLAHPREEHLLPLMVVAGAAGGDRGTTSWSGSMMGTRISGFQFG is encoded by the coding sequence TGCCCGTCGTCTTCATCCCGCACGGCGGAGGCCCCTGGCCCTTCGTGGACCTGGGCCTTCCGAAAGCGGAGGTCCAGGCGCTCGCGGACTCCCTGCGCCAGGTGGGCCCGCGGCTCGCGACGCCGCCGAAGGCGCTGCTCGTCATCTCCGCCCACTGGGAGGAGCCCGTGGCCACGGTGATGACGTCCGCCGCGCCCCCCATCCTGTATGACTATTACGGCTTCCCGCCGGAGTCGTACCGCATCTCCTGGCCGGCCCCGGGCAACCCACGGCTCGCCGCGCGCGTGCGCGAGCTGCTCGCCTCGGCGGGCATCGCCACGTCGGAGGACCCGGCGCGCGGCTACGACCACGGCACCTTCATCCCGCTGAAGCTGATGTACCCGGAGGCGGACATCCCCTGCGTCCAGCTCTCGCTGAAGCAGGGGCTGGACCCCTCGGAGCACCTGGCCATGGGCCGGGCGCTCGCGCCGCTGCGCGACGAGGGCGTGTTCATCATCGGCAGCGGGATGACGTTCCACAACCTGCGCGCCTTCGGAGACCCTCGCGCCCACGAGGTCTCCGCGAAGTTCGACGCGTGGGTCCAGGACGCCGCGACCTCTCCCGCGGCCGAGCGTGACGCGAAGCTCACGCAGTGGCTGCAGGCCCCTTACGCGCGGCTCGCCCATCCTCGCGAGGAGCACCTGCTCCCCTTGATGGTCGTCGCCGGTGCCGCCGGGGGTGACCGGGGCACCACCTCGTGGTCCGGCTCCATGATGGGGACGCGCATCTCCGGCTTCCAGTTCGGCTGA
- a CDS encoding type 1 glutamine amidotransferase domain-containing protein — MEAITAVKVLLIVTSHSQFGNTGEKTGFWLEELAAPYEQFTRAGAQVDIASPLGGKAPVDPRSEKEQTEDTRAFLADAEATKKLANTKVLAQVKDTYDAYFVVGGHGVMWDLAQHAPAHQLLSAGYARGAVVAAVCHGPAALVGVKGPDGKPLVAGKRVAAFSNAEEQAAKFDAIVPFPLETRMRELGARYESGPLWKSFTVRDGRLVTGQNPASSAATAKEVLKVLAEKKQAPAPKG, encoded by the coding sequence ATGGAAGCGATCACCGCCGTGAAGGTGCTGCTCATCGTCACCAGCCACTCGCAGTTCGGGAACACCGGGGAGAAGACGGGCTTCTGGTTGGAGGAGCTGGCCGCGCCGTACGAGCAGTTCACCAGGGCTGGCGCGCAGGTGGACATCGCGTCGCCGCTGGGAGGCAAGGCGCCCGTGGATCCGCGCAGCGAGAAGGAGCAGACGGAGGACACGCGCGCCTTCCTCGCGGACGCCGAGGCGACGAAGAAGCTGGCGAACACGAAGGTGCTCGCCCAGGTGAAGGACACCTACGACGCGTACTTCGTGGTGGGCGGGCACGGCGTGATGTGGGACCTGGCCCAGCACGCGCCGGCGCATCAACTGCTGTCCGCGGGCTACGCGCGGGGCGCGGTGGTGGCGGCGGTCTGCCACGGCCCGGCGGCGCTGGTGGGCGTGAAGGGACCGGACGGCAAGCCGCTGGTGGCGGGCAAGCGCGTGGCGGCCTTCAGCAACGCGGAGGAGCAGGCGGCGAAGTTCGACGCCATCGTCCCCTTCCCGCTGGAGACCCGGATGCGGGAGCTGGGCGCGCGCTACGAGTCCGGCCCGTTGTGGAAGAGCTTCACGGTGCGCGACGGGCGGCTCGTGACGGGACAGAACCCGGCGTCCTCGGCCGCCACGGCGAAGGAGGTCCTGAAGGTCCTGGCCGAGAAGAAGCAGGCCCCGGCCCCCAAGGGCTGA